A stretch of DNA from Candidatus Cloacimonadaceae bacterium:
GAATTGAGAATTGAGAATTGAGAATTGAGAATTGAGAATTGAGAATTGAGAATTGAGAATTGAGAATTGAGAATTGAGAATTGAGAATTGAGAATTGAGAATTGAGAATTGAGAATTGAGAATTGAGAATTGAGAAAAGAAAAAAGAGCAGAGAGGAATAGATTATGGATATGATATTTGGTCAAGGCAATGCGCGTTTTGAGCGGGGCGGTGTGATCGTAAATTTGGGGTATAGCTATGGTCGGCTGAGCTTTGCGGATTCGGTGCATGATGTCGAGACGCTGAAAGGGACACTGCTTCGCTTTTACAAAGGCAGCCGCGCCAAGATCAAGACGGTCCTGAATAATAGCCTGAATGAAAGCGGGGGGATCCTGACTTTGATGCAGATTCTCAATGCAGCTCGCCAGGATCATAACGGGATCATGGTATATCCGAATTATCAAGGCATCTCCAGCCCTGGCTACCTCTGTAACGTGCCGGTCGAATTTGATCCGGAATGGCTGAGCCTAGTGGGCGGCGGACAAAAGATAGAACTGAACTGGGAAAGCGTGGAGCGGTTAGATAACGTTCCGGCATATAGCAGCAGCAGCACGGTGATGTTCTTATGGACAATACATAACGGACAGACGATGACGGAGCATAACTTGATTCCGTTGGAGTTTAAGGCATGAGAATTGAGAATTGAGAATTGAGAATTGAGAATTGAGAATGGAGAATTGAGAATTGAGAATTGAGAATTGAGAATTGAGAATTGAGAATTATGAGAGAAAAGACTTGGATTCTCGCCTCCGCGGGAATGACATGAGTAAAAAAAAGGAGACAAGATGGCAAGAATAATTGACCTGGTCGATATAGTAGCAGCGCTGGCAGGCGAAGACATGCTCGCAGTGAGCGATATCAGCGCCAATATGGACAAGAAATTGAGCGCCGCACAATTGAGCGCTTTCATCCTTCTGGGGAAAACAATAGGTGGCAGCGGCGTGGGCGACATCACGTTAAATAACGCCACGCAGACCTTAAGTAACAAACGCCTGGACAGTCCAAGGATCAACAGCGCCGACGTCTCAAGCGTAACCAGCGCCGATCTGAATAAGCTGAATTTGGTGACGGTGTCGGCAGTGGAACTGAACCGCCTGAGCGGCGTGAGCAGCAACGTGCAGACACAGCTTGCGGGCAAAGTGAGTGCAACATCGATCTACAAAATGGCAAAGCGCTATGTGCAAACAATCCTTGCAACCGATAGCAGCATCATTATCCCGGAGACGACAATCCGTGCGGGTTTGGGGCTGGGGAGCGACCGGCGGATCAGCGAGAATATCAGTGTCCAAGTGCATAATGTGACGACGAACCCCGGTAGCGTCGTGGGTAGCCTTTCCGCGCTGCAAATTTTACGTGGGAGCGAAGGTGCGCTGGATAAGGTCACGCTGACCAATACGACCGTGGGTAATAGCTACATGTTCTTTATGACCTGCTACGATATAGGTCTGGGAGGTGGGAGCTGATGTTTGGGGGAAAGGTGGAAAGGTGGAAAGCCCTTCCAGCGGGGACGCAGGCGTTCCGCGCAGCAGATAAAAGGAGCTAAGACATGGCAAAATTATGGATAAACAAGAGCAGTAAGCAAAAGGCAGAGACACCGAAAGGAGTGATCAGCCCGCCGGTCTCCTATGAGACCTTAATCGAAGCCTATTATGGTAACCCGTATCATGCGAGCTGCATCGATGTGAAGGCGAGTAACGTGATAGGTAATGGATTTAAAGACAGGGCAATAGCGGATATCCTGAGCAAGATGAGCTTAGGTGACAGCATCTTTTCGCTGTTGGAAAAGACGGTGCGCGACCTGCTGATCTTTGGGAATGCGTTTTGGGAAACGCCAAAGGATGAGGTCTATCAAATCCCGGCGTGGACGATGTATCGCACGGAAAAAGGCTGGGAGCAGCGCGTGGGGAAAGATAAAGAGATATATGATCCGGAAGAGGTGTGGCATTTTCGGCGGGACAGCATGCTGAGCAGCTTCTACGGGACACCGGACTATCTTAGCATCCTGCCATCACTGGATCTGATGAGGACGATCACGAGCTATAACAGCAATTTTTTTGAGAATAATGCGATCCCTGATTTTGCGATCGTGGTCGAAGGCGGAACGCTTTCACCGCAAGCTGAAAGCAGTATTCAGCGTTTCATGCGCAGCAAATTCAGAGGGACGGAGAATGCGCATAAGACACTGTATTTGCCTGTCCCGGAAGGTGTGAAGGTGCGCTTCGAGAAGCTGCAAGCCGAGAGTATGAAGGATATGCAGTTTTTGGAATTGCGCAAAGCCTGCATCGGTGAGATCATAAGCTGCCACGGCGTGCCACCGCGCCTGATGGGGATTATGGTGCCTGGGGAATTGGGCGGCGGCGGAGAAACGAGCGGCGAGCGCGACATCTTCTTTCAAACACGGATCAAGCCACTGCAAAACAGCTTCTGCGGGCAATTGGATGCCTTCTTCCTCGCCCGGCTGGGGAGGACGACCGACATAGAATTAGAGAGCTTTGACTATAGCGAGAATACCGGCGATCTGGTGTTGAAGGCGCTGAAGGGGAATTGAGAATTGAGAATTGAGAATTGAGAATTGAGAATTGAGAATTGAGAATTGAGAATTGAGAATTGAGAATTGAGAATTGAGAATTGAGAATGGAGAATTGAGAATGGAGAATTGAGAATTGAGAATTGAGAATTGAGAATGGAGATTAAATGCGGATAGAATTTTGCGATAGATACGGCAGCGTGGAGCATGAGATCGGCGAGAGCAGCATTGTGAGCTATAAGCAGAGCGGCAAAAAGCTGATCAGCGAGGACTATTTCATGAACGAGCCGGCAAGCATCGAGGTGACGATAATCAGCGATGTCTGGCTTTTGGAGCGGTGGGAACAAAGCATCGTAAAGATCAGCTCCACACTATGGTTTTCTAAGAGCGTTCGCGTATATGGGAAGAATTCACTGAGCGGTTACGCAGAGCTGAAGTTGAGCGGATTATTGCAGCTCACCGGCAGCGGACATGATCCTTTTGCGCACACGATGCAGCTCCAGTTCTATGATTTTTCGGCGCTGCTGAGCGAGCTGGATATCCCGGTGCGGATCTATTATCCATATTCCCTACCCGATGGGACAGATTGGACACGCTTTATCGTCAACTATCAGCTACCTGGCAGCAGCGGCGCGCCTGCCGGAGGTCCGGACTGGTATCCCTATCCGAGCGTGATCGAGACGACTGACCGTCAGGTGAGCAGCGTGCTGCGAGCATTGACGCAGATATTCGGCGAGATTTATCAAGGAAATTGGGCGCTGGATTTTAACCATGAATATGAGGTCGAAGAGGCGGAACTGACCTGGGTGAATAATTACATCGTACAGTTAGCCGACGCGGATACATTTTTCCAAGAGTTTGTCTCTGGTCTGGTCACCACGGCATATAATAATCTTATGAACTTAGGCGCCGTGAGCGGCTGGCAATTCTGGGCAAACTACGGCTTTGTCCCGCCGGGTGGGCAGTCCTCGATCTACGATGAGTATGGACTCTGGCTGCCGGGCGAAGAGAGCGACGGATGGTTCGTGATGCGCGCTGGCTATCAATGGATGATTGGGGGCAAAGACGATGCGATTCCAGACGGTGGCTGGACTGATGGCGAAGGCGGTGGCGGCGGTGGCGGCGGTGGCGGCACCTGGTGGTACAGGGAATGGTATCGGATCTTCAGGCTGAAAGCCGGGCGCAGCGTCTGGGACAGCGGAGTTCGTACCCGGCTAAAACAGGGGAGAAACAGCGGCAGCCATATCGGAGGCTTGCCGCTGAATACGAGCAACTATCTGTCTCTCTCGGAAAACAGCTTTTACCGGTGTTCGGCAAACGAACTGTATGCGATTCCGCCGGCATATCAAAATGACATAATGGGTTATTTTTACAGCCTGAGCTACTACGTGTATTTCACTGGGCTGATGGAAGGCTCCGGCGGCTATATTGGAAACCGGATTTTCCGGATGAAAAACAATCCGCAAGGAACCGGACAAGAGCAATACGTGGAACAGAAACTGCGCGAATGGTTCAAGACCATGCTGTTTGTCGGGGATTTGAGCTGCTATGCCGATGAAACCGGGGTGATTAAGCTGGCGCCACGCTCGCCGCTTGGCAACATCAACCTTCCGCTTGCTGCGCTGAGTAAATTGCAAAAGAAACTCTTGGTCTATCAACCTTGGGATAAAGAGAAAATTGAAGAGGTGATCAATGACCGCACGGAGGTGCAATATCTGATCGACCACTACGGCGGCGGACGTGTCTTGACCCACGAGCTTGAGCTTCGATTTGGGCTTCACGGGTTCACGACAATTCCGCTCTTACGTCAGCGATTCGTTTTACCGGCTCAAATATGGGGCGTTACGGCGTTTTCTGGGGCTCAGGCATACATGATAGTGGAA
This window harbors:
- a CDS encoding phage portal protein; its protein translation is MAKLWINKSSKQKAETPKGVISPPVSYETLIEAYYGNPYHASCIDVKASNVIGNGFKDRAIADILSKMSLGDSIFSLLEKTVRDLLIFGNAFWETPKDEVYQIPAWTMYRTEKGWEQRVGKDKEIYDPEEVWHFRRDSMLSSFYGTPDYLSILPSLDLMRTITSYNSNFFENNAIPDFAIVVEGGTLSPQAESSIQRFMRSKFRGTENAHKTLYLPVPEGVKVRFEKLQAESMKDMQFLELRKACIGEIISCHGVPPRLMGIMVPGELGGGGETSGERDIFFQTRIKPLQNSFCGQLDAFFLARLGRTTDIELESFDYSENTGDLVLKALKGN